In Aphis gossypii isolate Hap1 unplaced genomic scaffold, ASM2018417v2 Contig00805, whole genome shotgun sequence, one DNA window encodes the following:
- the LOC114124276 gene encoding zinc finger MYM-type protein 1-like, with translation MDFMTRIINVSSHHQDEDIQIAPQITVPDIPAGGSSMLSDDDICIIAMDAYQMLDANTVELLKSQAFKHPIKFNLKLEATYNIPNVDNSTENRSFKTSARPIFSETGVREIVEEDSLLYCCRQGIAVRGHREDGNSLNKGNFLELMELRAKDNPIIKQYFIEKEKSLVLWLMTQDLAKHEQVAICIDMFQKLYITHEVFLGFYRTDKTDGETLVNLIKQFLQTNNLSIQNIRGQCYDGAASMRGSYKDLSKQSSFVRNTFVTLQTLYSFMGASSKRNSVFEKILSTSSINESQKTKIKSLSDTRWNCRIEAIKSVINTLPVIVQTLQNISDNDVNYGSEANNLLNCILNFEFIFCLFLLKTVLEQTNILSKYLQSPSINYAFVKEMSIKTYDSLQDLRSDESFNKCWESSQDLVKNNGFLPPKLPRNRKISNNKLGGGHIFPEFHDEKSYYRISIYFPVMDIVMKEIKDRFNENDLSILNSLMETLTNESPSQSSIQEVCEFYGPNEDDLTAELKIFNKMFKGYGKVNNIENRTLYLKNKDIQNGFPIIVELLQIFLTIPTSRVSCERSFSCLKKLKNYSRTTIGQERLSNMAILYIERERKPT, from the exons atggattTCATGACAC gtATCATTAACGTGTCTTCACATCATCAAGATGAAGATATACAGATAGCACCGCAAATAACTGTTCCAGATATACCAGCTGGTGGTTCAAGCATGTTATCTGATGacgatatttgtataattgcaATGGATGCATATCAAATGTTAGACGCTAATACag TCGAGTTACTAAAATCACAAGCGTTTAAACATCCaatcaagtttaatttaaagctaGAAGCTACATACAATATTCCGAATGTAGATAATTCAACAGAGAACCGTTCATTTAAGACCTCAGCTAGACCAATTTTTTCCGAAACTGGTGTACGGGAAATTGTTGAAgaag ATAGCTTATTGTACTGTTGTCGACAAGGTATCGCCGTTAGGGGTCATCGGGAAGATGGTAACTCTTTAAATAAAGGAAATTTTTTGGAACTTATGGAATTAAGAGCTAAAGATAAtcctattattaaacaatactttattgaaaaagaaaaaagtttag tacttTGGTTAATGACACAGGACTTGGCTAAGCATGAGCAAGTGGCCATATGTATCGATATGTTTCAAAAGCTATATATTACCCATGAAGTTTTCTTGGGCTTTTATCGCACCGATAAAACTGATGGTGAAACGTTAGTAAATcttataaaacagtttttacaaacaaataatttaagtattcaaaacATCAGAGGACAGTGTTATGATGGTGCCGCATCTATGCGCGGTTCATATAAAG ACCTTTCGAAACAATCATCATTTGTAAGAAATACATTTGTAACTCTACAaactttatattcatttatggGTGCATCATCAAAGAGAAAtagtgtttttgaaaaaatattatcaacgaGTTCAATAAATGAGtctcaaaaaactaaaataaagtcTTTGAGTGATACAAGGTGGAACTGTCGCATTGAAGCAATCAAATCAGTTATTAATACTTTGCCTGTTATTGTTCAAacactacaaaatatttctgatAATGATGTGAATTATGGATCAGAAGCAAACAATTTGTTGAATTGCAtacttaattttgaatttatattttgtttgtttttattaaaaactgtgCTTGAACAAACAAACAtactttctaaatatttacagtCACCATCAATAAACTATGCATTTGTTAAAGAAATGTCAATCAAAACTTATGACTCATTGCAAGACTTACGTTCAGATGaaagtttcaataaatgttGGGAATCGTCACAAgatttggtaaaaaataatggatttCTACCACCAAAACTTCCTCGTAATAGAAAGATTTCCAATAACAAACTTGGAGGTGGTCATATTTTTCCAGAATTTCATGATGAAAAGTCCTATTACCGGATCTCCATTTATTTTCCAGTTATGGATATTGTCATGAAAGAAATCAAAGATAGATTTAACGAAAATGATCTATCTATTTTAAACTCACTGATGGAAACCCTGACAAATGAAAGTCCTAGTCAATCTTCAATTCAAGAAGTGTGCGAATTCTATGGACCAAATGAAGATGATTTAACcgctgaattaaaaatatttaacaaaatgtttaaaggcTATGGCAAAGtaaataacattgaaaatagAACATTATATTTGAAGAACAAAGATATTCAAAATGGTTTCCCAATTATAGTTGAAttgttacaaatttttttaaccattcCCACTAGCAGAGTATCATGTGAAAGGTCATtttcttgtttaaaaaaactaaaaaactactCGAGAACTACCATCGGTCAAGAACGTCTTTCTAACAtggctatattatacatagaaagAGAAAGAAAA cccACATAA